The Candidatus Sysuiplasma jiujiangense genome includes the window ACAGAGGGTCCGCAAATCCTATCGTGATGAAAGGCTTGACAGGAGAATTACTGTGCAGCGAATCAGAAATGAGGCCAGGTGTATGGTGGCGGCCAGAAATGCCGGGCTTAATGTTCCAAGAATATATGACGTGGATGAGGACGAGGGAAGGATAGTCATGGAATTCATTGACGGCCGAAGACTTAACCAGCTGCTCTATGAAGCGGACAGGGAATACCGGATTCTGCTTGAGGCGCTGCTCGGTTCCTCGATAGGGCTGATGCACAGCTCAGGCATTTCCCATGGTGATATAACAACATCGAATGTCATAGTGCGCAACGGTCTTCTATATTTTATCGATTTTTCGTTCGCTTCCAGGTCTGCTAACGAAGAGACGATGGGAGTCGATATCAGGCTACTGAGGGAGGTCTACAGATCTACGCACACGGAGTTTGAATCTGAGCTAGGTCTGATAGAGGACGCATATCTGAGGAACGGCGGAAAGCACGAAATTCTCGAGAAGGCCGATGAAATACAATCCAGGGCACGGTACACGTGAAAGCGCTTACTGTAATCACAACAAATGACGGAAAATTCAGGGAGTGTACGGATGCGTTGTCAGTATCAGATATCAGAATTCAAAGGCTGAATGCGCGGTATCCCGAAATACAGGCCGACAGCCTGGAGGAGGTGGTTGTCTTTGGTATGCAGTGGCTGAATGGAAAGGCGGATCCGCCTTTTGTTATCGATGATTCCGGCCTGTTCATCGAAGGTCTCAAGGGATTCCCCGGGGTTTACAGTTCACATGCCTACAGAACGGTGGGGAACGACGGAATACTAAAATTAATGGAAGGCATTAGTGACAGGAAAGCTGTCTTCATGACGGTTATTGGCCTATTCAGCAACGGTAAGGCCCGGACCTTTAAAGGAGCATGCCATGGGAACATAGCCTATGCAGCGCGCGGGAACGGCGGGTTTGGTTTCGATCCGATTTTCTGCCCTGCGGGCAGCAGTAGAACC containing:
- a CDS encoding Kae1-associated serine/threonine protein kinase; this translates as MILNDDVLKIGAEARISRTYFLGRKAVVKQRVRKSYRDERLDRRITVQRIRNEARCMVAARNAGLNVPRIYDVDEDEGRIVMEFIDGRRLNQLLYEADREYRILLEALLGSSIGLMHSSGISHGDITTSNVIVRNGLLYFIDFSFASRSANEETMGVDIRLLREVYRSTHTEFESELGLIEDAYLRNGGKHEILEKADEIQSRARYT
- a CDS encoding XTP/dITP diphosphatase, whose amino-acid sequence is MTTNDGKFRECTDALSVSDIRIQRLNARYPEIQADSLEEVVVFGMQWLNGKADPPFVIDDSGLFIEGLKGFPGVYSSHAYRTVGNDGILKLMEGISDRKAVFMTVIGLFSNGKARTFKGACHGNIAYAARGNGGFGFDPIFCPAGSSRTFAEFSVSEKNEISHRGIALRKLKQTLIRDNEEQA